From Longimicrobium sp., a single genomic window includes:
- the gmd gene encoding GDP-mannose 4,6-dehydratase has product MKTALITGITGQDGSYLAELLLEKGYRVFGLVRRSSTVTFERIQHIQDRIELVPGDLTDQNSLLYALQECGADEVYNLAAQSFVQTSWNQPTLTGDVTALGVTRMLEAIRVHNPKIRFYQASSSEMFGKVQAVPQVEDTPFYPRSPYGVAKVYGHWITVNYRESYGMYAVSGILFNHESPRRGLEFVTRKVTDGAARIKLGLKDKLHLGNLDAQRDWGYAGDYVRAMWLMLQQDEPRDYVISTGETHSVRELVELAFGHVGLDWREHVVQDERFMRPAEVDLLVGDAAKAREELGWEPEVGFDELVTMMVDADLDRLRPLVRGAQAAG; this is encoded by the coding sequence ATGAAGACCGCTCTCATCACCGGCATCACGGGCCAGGACGGCAGCTACCTGGCGGAGCTGCTGCTGGAGAAGGGGTACCGCGTGTTCGGCCTGGTGCGCCGCAGCAGCACGGTGACGTTCGAGCGCATCCAGCACATCCAGGACCGCATCGAGCTGGTGCCGGGCGACCTGACCGACCAGAACTCGCTGCTGTACGCGCTGCAGGAGTGCGGCGCCGACGAGGTGTACAACCTGGCGGCGCAGAGCTTCGTGCAGACCAGCTGGAACCAGCCCACCCTCACCGGCGACGTGACGGCGCTGGGCGTGACGCGCATGCTGGAGGCGATCCGGGTGCACAACCCGAAGATCCGCTTCTACCAGGCCTCGTCGTCCGAGATGTTCGGAAAGGTGCAGGCCGTGCCGCAGGTGGAGGACACGCCCTTCTACCCCCGCAGCCCCTACGGCGTGGCCAAGGTGTACGGCCACTGGATCACCGTGAACTACCGCGAGAGCTACGGGATGTACGCGGTGAGCGGGATCCTGTTCAACCACGAGAGCCCCCGCCGCGGGCTGGAGTTCGTGACGCGCAAGGTGACCGACGGCGCCGCGCGGATCAAGCTGGGGCTGAAGGACAAGCTGCACCTGGGGAACCTGGACGCGCAGCGCGACTGGGGCTACGCCGGCGACTACGTGCGCGCCATGTGGCTGATGCTGCAGCAGGACGAGCCGCGCGACTACGTGATCAGCACCGGCGAGACGCACAGCGTGCGCGAGCTGGTGGAGCTGGCCTTCGGGCACGTGGGGCTGGACTGGCGCGAGCACGTGGTGCAGGACGAGCGCTTCATGCGCCCGGCGGAAGTCGACCTCCTGGTCGGCGACGCGGCGAAGGCGCGCGAGGAGCTGGGGTGGGAGCCCGAGGTGGGCTTCGACGAGCTGGTGACGATGATGGTGGACGCGGACCTGGACCGGCTGCGGCCGCTGGTCCGCGGCGCGCAGGCGGCGGGCTGA
- a CDS encoding GDP-mannose 4,6-dehydratase: protein MRALVTGAAGFAGCHLVRSLLADGCEVWGTLQAGHAPPAALRDARWLPMELASADSIAAAMREARPERVFHLAAQASVADSFVDPVATWEVNATGTLRLVSALPEGARLLFISSAEVYGAVPEDEQPIPESRPLRPTNPYAASKAAAEMAVVEAAARGVPAVIARSFSHTGPGQDGRFALSAFARQLAEIRAGRAEPVLRVGNLQARRDYLDVRDVVRAYRTLIERGEPGQAYNVGTGEAHSMAELVEMLVELSGTGARLETDPARFRPVDVPLLCGDASALRGLGWAPEIPLRRTLAELLEHEERALAAHAEAA from the coding sequence GTGCGCGCACTGGTCACCGGCGCGGCCGGCTTCGCGGGGTGCCACCTGGTGCGCTCGCTGCTGGCCGACGGGTGCGAGGTGTGGGGAACGCTGCAGGCGGGCCACGCGCCCCCGGCCGCGCTCCGCGATGCGCGCTGGCTGCCGATGGAGCTGGCGTCGGCCGACTCGATCGCCGCGGCGATGCGCGAGGCGCGGCCGGAGCGGGTCTTCCACCTGGCCGCGCAGGCCTCGGTGGCGGACTCGTTCGTCGATCCCGTCGCGACGTGGGAGGTGAACGCGACGGGGACGCTGCGGCTGGTCAGCGCGCTCCCCGAGGGCGCGCGCCTCCTCTTCATCTCCTCCGCCGAGGTGTACGGCGCGGTCCCCGAGGACGAGCAGCCGATCCCCGAGTCCCGTCCCCTTCGCCCGACCAACCCCTACGCGGCGAGCAAGGCGGCGGCGGAGATGGCGGTGGTGGAGGCGGCGGCGCGCGGCGTTCCCGCGGTGATCGCCCGCTCGTTCAGCCACACCGGGCCGGGGCAGGACGGCCGCTTCGCGCTGTCCGCCTTCGCCCGCCAGCTGGCGGAGATCCGCGCGGGGCGCGCCGAGCCGGTGCTGCGCGTGGGCAACCTGCAGGCGCGGCGCGACTACCTGGACGTGCGCGACGTGGTTCGCGCCTACCGCACGCTGATTGAGCGCGGCGAGCCGGGCCAGGCGTACAACGTGGGAACGGGCGAGGCGCACTCGATGGCCGAACTGGTGGAGATGCTGGTGGAGCTGAGCGGCACCGGCGCGCGGCTGGAGACCGATCCCGCGCGCTTCCGTCCGGTGGACGTCCCCCTCCTCTGCGGCGACGCGTCGGCGCTGCGCGGGCTCGGCTGGGCGCCGGAGATCCCGCTGCGGCGGACGCTGGCGGAGCTGCTGGAGCACGAGGAGCGCGCCCTGGCCGCGCACGCGGAGGCGGCGTGA
- the rpmB gene encoding 50S ribosomal protein L28 — MAFCEVCGKGPRSGNNVSHANNKTKRVWRPNLQPARIVTDNGTHKRVRVCTSCLSAGKVRKAG; from the coding sequence ATGGCTTTCTGCGAGGTCTGCGGAAAGGGGCCGCGCAGCGGGAACAACGTCAGCCACGCGAACAACAAGACCAAGCGTGTGTGGCGTCCGAACCTGCAGCCCGCGCGGATCGTGACCGACAACGGCACGCACAAGCGTGTTCGCGTGTGCACGAGCTGCCTGTCGGCCGGCAAGGTCCGCAAGGCGGGCTGA